One genomic segment of Methanobrevibacter ruminantium includes these proteins:
- a CDS encoding Ig-like domain-containing protein codes for MDFVNANEFSISENVPLNDSLSEGPDKCLEECLNTNFDDGSDENFDGNLNENVYPDNSVSDDGTDNDDEEPVLKNTTLEIISQDDWEIYGIENYYVKLLDEDNNPVSQALVNFRIETPKGTFIYETGFTDDEGMAILPLDLSIGGIHNIQVSYDGDLNYNPAESVYSNVIFYENTIIKTLKNYAYRSSDFTIKLVSSNGDVLSNKKLIIYLDGVKYIKTTDSKGQVYIRMPSDKKIC; via the coding sequence TTGGATTTTGTCAATGCTAATGAATTTTCTATAAGTGAAAATGTACCTTTAAATGATTCTTTAAGTGAAGGGCCGGATAAATGTCTGGAAGAATGTTTAAATACTAATTTTGATGATGGTTCAGATGAGAATTTTGATGGAAACTTAAATGAGAATGTTTATCCTGATAATTCTGTTTCAGATGATGGTACAGATAATGATGATGAAGAACCTGTTTTAAAGAATACAACCCTTGAAATCATTTCTCAAGATGATTGGGAAATATATGGAATTGAAAATTATTATGTGAAGCTATTGGATGAGGACAATAATCCTGTAAGTCAAGCATTGGTTAATTTCAGAATCGAGACACCTAAGGGGACTTTTATTTATGAAACTGGCTTTACTGATGATGAAGGTATGGCTATTCTGCCTTTGGATTTAAGCATTGGAGGCATTCATAATATCCAAGTATCATATGATGGTGATTTGAATTATAATCCTGCGGAATCAGTTTATTCTAATGTAATTTTCTATGAGAATACTATAATAAAAACTCTAAAGAATTATGCCTACAGATCTTCTGATTTTACCATCAAACTCGTCTCCTCCAATGGGGATGTCCTATCAAATAAAAAATTAATAATTTATTTAGATGGTGTAAAATACATTAAAACCACTGATTCAAAAGGACAGGTTTATATAAGAATGCCTTCTGATAAGAAAATCTGTTAA